A stretch of the Gracilinanus agilis isolate LMUSP501 chromosome 4, AgileGrace, whole genome shotgun sequence genome encodes the following:
- the CCR10 gene encoding C-C chemokine receptor type 10, translating to MGTEPLEQVTWTPYSGESDDVYPSVSLPELCYKADIQSFSRAFQPSISLTVAAFGLAGNGLVLATHLAAHRAARSPTSAHLLQLALADLLLTLTLPFGAAGALQGWTLGSTLCRTVSGLYSASFHAGFLFLACISADRYVAIAQASPGSHRPPAPGRTHVVSVAIWLLSLLLALPSLLYGQDGQRDGQRRCRLVFPEGLTQAVKGASAVAQVILGFALPLSVMVVCYALLGRTLLAARGPERRRALRVVVALVVAFVVLQLPYSLALLLDTTDLLTARERSCSASKRKDMALLVTGGLALARCGLNPVLYAFLGLRFRQDLKKLLRGGCFRRSSSQGGRCRRRPRLSSCSAPTETHSLSY from the exons ATGGGGACTGAGCCATTGGAACAG gTCACCTGGACCCCCTACTCTGGGGAAAGTGATGATGTGTACCCTTCAGTGTCTCTACCAGAGCTATGCTATAAGGCTGATATCCAGTCTTTCAGTCGGGCCTTTCAGCCAAGTATTTCTCTCACAGTGGCTGCCTTTGGCCTGGCAGGCAATGGTCTTGTCTTGGCCACCCACCTTGCAGCCCACCGTGCTGCCCGATCACCAACCTCAGCTCATTTGCTCCAGCTGGCCTTGGCAGACTTACTTCTGACATTGACCTTGCCCTTCGGAGCAGCGGGAGCCCTGCAGGGCTGGACACTAGGCAGCACTCTCTGCAGAACAGTCTCAGGCCTCTACTCAGCCTCCTTCCATGCAGGCTTCCTCTTTTTAGCTTGCATAAGTGCTGATCGCTATGTGGCCATAGCTCAGGCTTCACCTGGGAGCCACAGGCCCCCAGCTCCAGGCAGGACCCATGTGGTCTCCGTAGCAATCTGGCTGCTTTCCTTGCTCCTGGCTCTGCCCTCTCTACTCTATGGTCAAGATGGGCAGCGAGATGGGCAGAGGAGATGTCGACTGGTATTTCCCGAGGGTCTGACCCAGGCAGTCAAGGGTGCCAGCGCCGTGGCTCAAGTGATCTTGGGCTTTGCGCTGCCCCTCTCAGTCATGGTGGTCTGTTACGCTCTCTTGGGACGCACACTGTTGGCCGCCAGAGGGCCAGAGCGCCGACGAGCACTTCGAGTTGTGGTGGCCTTGGTAGTGGCCTTCGTGGTCCTGCAGTTACCCTACAGCCTAGCCTTGTTGCTGGACACCACAGACCTGCTGACTGCCAGAGAGAGGAGTTGCTCAGCCAGTAAGCGTAAGGATATGGCACTGCTGGTAACTGGTGGCCTGGCCCTAGCTCGTTGCGGTCTTAATCCTGTACTTTACGCCTTCCTAGGGCTACGCTTTCGCCAGGACCTCAAGAAACTGCTTCGAGGTGGGTGCTTTCGCCGTAGCTCCAGTCAAGGAGGCCGCTGTCGTCGCAGACCCCGTCTTTCTTCATGCTCAGCTCCCACAGAAACCCACAGCCTCTCCTATTAG